The region TAAAACTGCACACCGACAGCGCTTATTTGTGCAATGCGTTCACGCAAGGCTGGATCAAAAAGTGGCAAAAAAATGGCTGGCGCACCGCAAGCAAAAAACCAGTTGAGAACCAGGACCTCTGGCAAAAACTGATTGTGCAGAACAACCGCCACGACGTTACATGGGTTAAAGTAAAAGGACACGCAGACGACGAATTCAACAACCTTGTGGATGGCATGGCTGTCGCTGTGAGAAAGGAAAAGTTTGGGGTATAGGGTTATTTAGGTGTTTT is a window of Bacteroidota bacterium DNA encoding:
- the rnhA gene encoding ribonuclease HI; protein product: MKNVIIYTDGSCSGNPGPGGWAALLIFGEHKKECMGAEAETTNNRMELRAALEGMLSLNEACRIKLHTDSAYLCNAFTQGWIKKWQKNGWRTASKKPVENQDLWQKLIVQNNRHDVTWVKVKGHADDEFNNLVDGMAVAVRKEKFGV